Proteins from a genomic interval of Plasmodium reichenowi strain SY57 chromosome 13, whole genome shotgun sequence:
- a CDS encoding HVA22-like protein, putative, with product MGLHILPKNIMHLVNMIICIICPALKTYNLLINKKEKATEDTLQYIHFLTYWILYSFYTYFESAFIVKLMNVVPFYGELKIMFFFWLYSDTFQGAGYLYFKFIEKHYSIIDKKICDLIQNKIPKNVSNFFYFEKSNKKIHNKIKSIVSKKDLY from the coding sequence ATGGGGTTACACATTCTTCCAAAGAATATTATGCATTTAgtaaatatgataatatgcATAATATGCCCAGCCCTgaaaacatataatttattaataaataaaaaagagaaaGCCACAGAAGACACCTTAcaatatattcattttttaacatattggatattatattcattttatacatattttgAAAGTGCTTTCATAGTAAAGTTAATGAATGTCGTACCCTTTTATGGTGAACtaaaaattatgtttttcttttggTTATATAGTGATACCTTTCAAGGGGCTGGatacttatattttaaatttatagaAAAACATTATTCAATCattgataaaaaaatatgtgaCTTAATTCAGAACAAAATACCCAAAAATGTATCCAACTTTTTCTATTTTGAAAAgtcaaataaaaaaatacataacaaaataaaaagtattGTTTCCAAGAAGGActtatattaa